gcttttgttgaaaatgacaacgacttgaatttccccttggggatcaataaagtatctatctatctatctatgactTGCAACAGCGAGTTTGGGAATTGAGCCCAAGTCGAACCGATTGTTAGACAGTGACGTTACCGATGCTCCTCAATGATAGCTAAATGGACAAAGCATCAGAGTTCCAAAAAGAAAGCCTGTGTGACAATCAGGTTTTAGGATCATTTTTAGCTTCACCTGATTTTTAGACCGCATCACCAAGTGAAAGGTCCAGGTCTTTGGGTAAatctcaaacatacagtatgtttctgcGACTGTGCTCACATGGCTATTCAGTTAAAACATGCCTCCTTGTTTCAGCTTTTGTCAGGGCAAGTCAAAAGGGATAAGCGATAAGCATGTTCAATTTCTTCTAATTGTGTTTATCCAGACAACGGTATTGATTCACTCACCGAACCTGGTTCTCCAGAAAATGCATGTAGCGGTAGAGCAGGGTGTATGAGGGGGACAAAATCCCCACGGACTTCATCCGTGCCCCTCTCTCCAGCTCACTCTCCACCGGCATGTTGGCAAAGCATGCCAGCCCAAAGTATGAGCCTTTCCGGAAgtatctggagagagagagagagagtgagagagacagacatttcaacatttcagcAATGCAAtaatatttgtcatgctaaaaaagcacacttgaacttgaacttgaacttgagagagagagagagggacagagagacagagagagacagagacagagaggacgcAGACAGACATTTCCCATAGTCACTCTGTGCCTGTGACCTTACTGTACATAGATAAATAGGATACATGAGAATGCAGAAGTCCATCACACGAATCTACACATCCTGTGTTGTGGCTGACTTCCCTATCTAAGAACACAAAAACACTGACATTATAAGAGCATAGGATGACAGAGAGAACAGGATGACAGGAGACTGTGCTGCCTCGCATGGACTCTTACATGAAATCGCTGGCGATTCTGTGGGAGCCACTGGCCATGGATTTGAATTCCACGCCGTCCAAGTCCATATCCTGAGGAAGGCACCATTCCACCATGTTACCTGGAAATGAAACAGCATCGGCTGGCATTAGAGagtgagtgcagagagagggtgcctctcaacatctctcctcgatcctccaggctcgttcccactgatctataactaacgctggatagactatcccattgttgccgccccatcattctttatgtagatcagtgaggacaaggaccgaggaaggaagggggggATGTATAAAGGCGAATGAAAGGCACCCAGAGTGTCTGCCTGGCATTATGGAGATTCGGGTTACGGGGTTAATAATACAATTCAGATATAATCGAAAGAGGTGAGTGCCTATTTTGCCCTGCAATTGCAATTGATTTCTTTTTCTACCATTGCCCAAAGACGGAACTAACTCAACTTTCTTGCTAAAACCTCAGACCTGTGGAAACATAAAGAGGAACTAaggcagagaaaatgcaagttGTGTGTCACCAGAGTTCCGCCGTTATTGGACCGTAATGGCATGACTCAAGAGAGATGGTGAGCAAGTGATTACTCTGTAATGACTTTTCCGAGGTTATCCTCAGACAGAGTTCCTTTTGGAGGAAAAAATGAAGTGCTTGTAAAACTGCTACTGTAGAGTTTGCAAGATTGAATTAGATCATTAATGTCTGGATGCACTAATGATAAGGCAATAATGTTGCACTCCTATGTGGATGCTGATGAAGAGACCCAAAATGAAGATATCCTTGCATGAACTTCCATACATGCCATGCATTGATAACTTGCTCAGTCTCTCTATTCAGATACAGATGTCCATCAATGTACATCTGCTCAACATTTCACAGACTAGAGTtgcttactttactttactttactttactttactttactctaCAGAGAGAACTGATTTAGTTAAGCTTGCAAGTCTCGAAAGATCTTGGCCAAAACACCTGTGGACAGGCTTCAGACAGTCCACCATGGGAACCTCATTCTGGTGAAGGCCCAGGCATTTCTTTCTGTTAAATTTCAGTGAGAGTTCAATGCCCAGACACTGAAGAAAAAAGGCAGAATCAGCAGGGTTGTTTCAGGGCTGTAACTTCAATCTGATCTTCACTCTTCTGGATGAGCTCACAGCCAGGGGCCATCCAATCGAATATAGGCTGTGTTTCACTAAAAGGTCACAAGCAATGATGAGCATGCTCTTGCATGTTCCCTGTGGTGTGGTTGTCTTATGGCAgatgcaataacacacacatcctcctccatATTTCATCCTTCATACTCACACTGAAGTGTCAGTTTTCTGGGGCCAAACATTCTGGTAGGCTACTTGCTTCGGGTACCAGCCTTACACCATAACTAAAAAAAGTAGCTGTTGTTGGAAAGATTAGGCTACAGCTGGGCATAAGAAAGCTACCTTCTAAATGATTAAGTGAAGAAGAAGTATGAACTTAAGTGAGTCAATACCGTTTACAAAAGTGCTCTAAAGTCAACATGGTCAGTGCAGTAACTTGCTTTTCGTCATGCGAGTCAAACGGATCTTCTTGTGGGGTTCCACTACTTTGGAGTGGACAGCACTTGAGCTGAACAGGTGTGAAAGCGTCCGAAAGCTAATTAGATTGCTTCAAAGTCcaaaacataaaacactgaCACTAGAATTGATTATCCCTGGTTCCTAGCCCATCCCACACACATCCTGGTTAAGGGGATTTATCCTGTTAAGTCCCTCCTCACCACACGATGATTAATAACACTGTTAACATTTGCCTAGTTTATTTTTCCATATCTTATTTGAACTGCGTGATGAAATGTTTTACGTCAGGTAAGATAAGCACAGCGAGGCCAGAGAACTTGCTACGGCTGATGTTATAGCAACGTCATGCTATAGGAGGCTATGCTGCCTGTCACACTTGCCGCCTAATCGCAGAATCGTTTGTTTAGCCGTTTACCATCAGTCTCACCTGATCTGGTATCAAAGGTGACGACAAACACGGAGATAATTTGGTCCTTTTCCTCCCATCCGGTTACTGCGCGGTCCTTAACGCACAGTCCCGGGAATGTACTGTCCCGCTCGTCGGGGCTCTCAGCATCGCCTCCTAGTCCACCCTGCTTGGATGGCGAGCTCGAGTCCCTGCTAGTAACAGCTGCTACAGCCGTCGGAGCCCCGGGACTGGTATTCCATCCAGCTACGGGGATCGAGTTGTCTGCGGGTTGGCAATTAGACGGACTGGACCGCAACTCGTTTTCCTCCTGTGAAGACGGAACTGTCGGAACCGGTTCGGGCGGTGGAACCTCCTCCCAGTCCAGGAGCGGAGCGCGATCCGACTGCTCCACCATGGTGCTCGGCTACGATTTCTTCAAAGACGGGAACAATTTCGGCTTCGTTCGATGTACAACTAACGTATGCAAACACGGGTAACGCGGTTGTAAGGAAATTAAAGATGGTGCGCCGATCATTCAAATGCAATTTTGTCATACCACAGACGGGGACTTGCTGTCACCCACTGCTCCAACGGAGTGTTTTGATCACGTCACACACTTCCGCTCACGTGTTTTCTAGGCTTCATGGTTCACAGCTCAATATTTGAGTTTCTCTGCCAAGCATTGCATAAAGGCGTACGTACGTGGctacaatgtagcctatagaaCAAATAGAACAAAAAACAGCTTCCACCGAATGGCTGAAAGTAGCAAGTTGAATACATTGTTGCAGTCAAACAGAAACAATGATGCACAAAACAGTACTACAGACGTCTTTGCCATAGGCTATATTCTGTCATGATATTATCAGATGATATGGTTTAGCTATATATATCTGTTTACTCGACTTGAATATTtttacactttttaaaaacacccaACGGCCCAAAAAACAGGTGCAAATATGAAACCCATCAAACGCGTGACAGGTGACGTAGCTATTTTGATAAATCTCCCCCGCTCATTAACATACCTGGCGGGAACGTGGGCGTCAGGTGTGGTTGTCCATTTGGTGAGTATGGTGTGAAACCTCTTCATCTCATTACATTTTGTGTTGGCTAGTAACAATTCCTCACGAAGTAGCCTAGGCATAACTCCAAAACGTTTTATAGttagtagtgtagtgtgtttTGGGAGGAACTCGATGAGGTGGCACAGATGGGCCTACTTTTTCCCGACAAAATTTAATTCTTTAGGAGCTGAAGGCTCATGTCGGGATGTCTGATTCCTTACAACTCTGATAGCTAGCCTAACTGATGAAAAATAGCTAGCCTAATGCAGGATGTGCTAATTCTAAGAAGGCTAAACtagactggatctgctcccagctacttcagttctttaatcacgatgtacattcccaaccgcccattgcgatcttctgaggagcgtctgttatgtcgaccaaccatacatgctaggtcaaattgtagatcctattcttcagtggttccatgttggtggaatgagttgcccagtgctctccgttccagcaacagctttggatcttttaagaggggtcttaaggcatatttatttaatatgcacttagtcctttgagtttgtgatgtgttatggtttgtataatagtattgttttgttataatttgtctattgatagaatttgaaatttatttagctattgtccttaaatttagccataccatgctttagttattattatcatatataattaactgagtgacttatttgattgctattctcatttcactgttttatttctcattaggttagtgcttaaaattattgttctacttataatattactattctccctagtttgtaattgttcactgttaatttaatttgtattgttatttatttgtatgtcgctttggacaaaggcgtctgctaaataaccatagccatagccatagccatagccatagccatagccatagacTGATTTTACATGATCTAGACAGCAGCTGTGACGTGGCTTCATAGCTGCTCGTTTGTTTAGGTGAAACTGTCCCTTCCTTACACAACTTATAGGTAACCTTAATTACTGCAGGATTCCCATTCTACAATCAGTTTCATCACCCTAAATGTATGGGTTAGTTTGTCCAGGCAACTTTCTGTAATCTAATCCTGTAGTCTACTAATCCTACAGGGTGGTAGGCCTTTTGTGCCAGTGCATGCAACTAAGATTTATGAATCAAGATGGGTCAAGGTATAGAATGTAATAGCAACAGATCGACACCGACTATGCTGAAATATCTTTGAAActtgtacacatttttttttatatgaccCTACATCTAGCAGACCATCTGGAGCAGGCATGGCACGTTCAGGTGACCGATTGCTGCAGCCCCTCTGCTTCTCCAGctgtggagaggaggacagcAGCGATAGCTCGTCGGAGGACTGGGCCCCGGTCCGGAGGAGCCCCGGTTTCAGGAGGAGCCCCAGCTATAGCCGAAGCCCCAACTATAGCAGAAGCCCCAGCTATAGCAGAAGCCCCAGCTTTAGGAGCCCTGTCCAGAGCCCGTCCTCGGCCTGTCGCACCCCCAGGGTCCAACGGCACCGCCAGCGCAGTGTCCCCGTGtctccctcctgctccagctcgCCCATCCCTTACGCCGCCTGGAACAAGCTGAGGCTGTGTGAGTCACCCTACACACCAAAGGTAAATCTGGCAATCAATGGGGTACATGCAAATGTGCAGTTCATTCATACATAGTCACAAAATGACACCATACAAAAACAGTGTTCATTTATTGTAATTTGGGTAGTCGGTGCAATCCTCTTTCATGGCATCAGTTGATGGGCTTGGTTCTATCCCCACTATAGGTTCCATACTAAATCCCTCTGAAGTGGATCCTCTGTAAGATTAGTGAAATACCTCAGTCTTGGGTTAACCACTAGCCAATTCAATTCATACTGTTATCTTAAGCTTATTTTGAGAATTAGGCAAGAAGCTAAAGGTTGGGACTAAATCCTGTTAACATCATTTTTTCATCAATAAACAAACTCTTAAGTTTGCCACAAATAAAACTCTACTCTAGTCCACTCTAAGACTACGTGATATTTTCAGAAATCCACACCCTCATATTTTAGTCCGTTTAGGCAGATGACCGGACTACCTAACTGAATCGATGCAGAGCCCGAGGTCAGTTAAATGGAAATCTAATACTGTTAATCTAATAGTGTGGTCTTGGTATCTCCTGCTCCAGAGTCTGCTGTCCAAAGCTGCCCAGCCCAGCTCTTGCAGCAGACCTCCCAACAGCCAGAGGGCGCTAcgcttttcctcctcctcctcccgtgaGCCCCTCAGCCGTCTCCCCTCGGTCAACGTCAACCCCTTCACCCCCGACACCGTCCGCAGGACCAGTGAGCACTACAAGAGGAAGAGCCGGCggagtgatgatgatgacggtgATGACTGCCATAGGTACTGTGGAGAATGGACTGAAGAGCAGGGACCTGGagacttttcatttttgttttctttttctgtcgatGAACTATAAGGCTTATTGGTGTactcttattattatttagatCAAGAGATGGCCAGAGTTCATCAGATGAGGAATATTGTATGCCTCTGAAGGTATGGCTTAATGTTTATACTTAATACATGAATTAAGCAGGCTGATTTTGTTCCAATGATACTTATTGGTAGGCCTAAATATATCCATTTGTATTGGCTCACTTCAATCATTTTAGCATGCTAGTCTTTGGCAGCTGATTTGTGCCATCATGCAAAGTCATCTTTGGCCCGCTCTCCTGTTGGTTAGACCTTGTTTTTCTCTTGACTTCTCTcactgctcccctcctctcccctgtctgtgtgcgtgtgctgcaTCGTCACCAGAGACCCGCTGTGCAGGCGCTGATGCTCTCCCGTTACGAGAGCGAGTTCCTGGAGCTCGGGAGGCTGGGCGTGGGCGAGTTTGGTGCCGTGTACAAGTGCGTGAAGAGGCTGGACGGCTGTCTCTACGCCATCAAGCGCTCCCGCCATCCTCTCGCTGGCTCGGCCAATGAGtgagtcatgcacacacacgtctgcgtATGTGACGTGTGTGACGGGATAACACTGATGTCGTCATTGATAATAAATACTTTTCTGCCATCATTTCCTCCGTCTGTTTTTGCTTGATGTATTAAAGTAAAGAGATAAAATGTTGCTGATTGGATGAACGAGCCAGCAGCGTTTGTTCAGATGTGATGCTTGAGGCTGTGTACATGACACTTTTATCCTCTATttatttagtttgtttgtttgtttgtttgtttgttgtgctgTGCAGACAGCTGGCTCTGAAGGAGGTGTATGCCCATGCCGTGTTGGGCCACCACCCACACGTGGTCCGCTATTACTCCGCCTGGGCAGAGGAGGACCACATGATCATTCAGAATGAATACTGTGATGGTAGGCTTATCGCACTTACAAGCTTTTTCCTCATATTCACCACACAATGTGACTGTTTTTCTTTATACGTTAGTTTATTTAGTGTATCTACGTGATTTTAATAATGATTGCCATTGAACTGTTTTCTCATGTGTTGGTAAAGTGGTAAGATTCAGTGGCACTTCAGTGGTATTGTTTAACTCTGTATGCAAAAATGTGCAATTCTGAGTAATGGCAAGTGTTGTGGTCTCTCTTTTCTGTGTGCCCAAACAGGTGGAAGTCTCCTGGATGTCATTACAGAAAAAGAACAGCAGGGGGAGTACTTTAACGAGCCCGAGCTGAAGGATTTGCTACTGCAGGTGTCCATGGGCCTGAAGTACAtccacagctctggcctagtGCATCTGGATATTAAACCCAGTAAGTCACAACCATGGTCTGTTCTAGGCCCTTTTCTTCTATCCATCAATCTCGCCAGTTTCCACTTTACAGCCTTATTACTGCAGGGGGAGATTTCCAGCTTTACTATTTAAATGAGCTACCCTGGACACTTAGTATGTACAGCATGTATGCACactaaatgttttgtttgtagtGGTTTAAGGAAGCATATGTTGTGTGCAGGCAACATCTTCGTGTGTCTGCGGCCTGGCTCTagtgcaggaggagagggggacagcgaggaagaggaggatgtgtACCCTTCATCAGGCGTGGTTTACAAGATTGGTACTGTGTGATGCTTATTTTAGTTCATATGCCATTCATCAGGTGCTCACTTGTTGTGAACCACTGTTGTGAAGgctttactttttaaaaagatttaaaaagattttttttttttttaaatgtatttgtgGCACAGTAATGCTTCACAGATCTGCATAAAGGCAATGTAAACACAAAATATGAAGTAATTGGCCAGTGATGGTTCTCCTGATGTGGACACAGGAAATTGTGTTCTTGAGTAACCTAGGCAACATGTGGTAATGTCTTACCAAAGATtgttaaggtggagcaagatCATTCAACAGAAGCCACTTCTGGGAACCTGGATCACACAAAActcccctttatgcagagcataGGCCATAGACTTCCCAGAAGTGGCTTCTGATGGAAGTATTTTGATTTGCCTTAATCTGTGGTCTtacctggtgctgctgttcctcAGGTGACCTGGGCCATGTGACGTCCACCTCCAATACCCAGGTGGAAGAGGGAGACAGTCGCTTCCTGGCCAAGGAGATTTTGAATGAGGTGAACGAGTTGGTGCTGATAGGGAtttagcacatactgtagctgcttcTTAAAACAGACAGCTTCTGACTGAAGATTGGACTAGTTCCaaattaaaggtgaactatgcaaggttttttttttttagcttaatttaccttaactgatcagcttcggattcattggaatggttatttgacttattccgggttgaatgatggcggcctcgcttccccctagtgcCTATGagtggaaaaacacacaagtttgtgccaccggggcCTGTGGCATGACATACAGAAAGTTTTGCAGCCtcacgatcatgctcatgaaaaggcagactgaccgattgaggagtgttgtaaaatatacacgctaaagctgtagcaGAAGCTCTACAGAGAGACTTGCAAGCGTAAAAAACGAGAAAACAgagaagaaatcgccaaacctgcatagttcctctttaaactgTTCTTCTATAGCAGCTACTTTCAGTCTTGGTCAGTCGCTAGTGCACTACAGCCTATTATATCTGAACTTTACAAAGGCTATTATTATTCCTTTTACCAGTAAAGAGGAAGAACCCATTTAAATGTTACAAACGATCCCTTAAAAAGGCTTAATATAAACTTACAATAAACTCTTTAGAAATGCACAACCAGTGGTCTGCTTTGGTTGGAACTGGTTCTTCACCAAGCCCTGAGTTTAttaagatgagtgtgtgtgtgtgacatgcttCCAGGTTTGCCTCTTCTACTGTAGTTCTGAACTCTGAACTGCCTCGGGTCACTCTGCCTTTCAGGACTACGGCGAGCTGCCCAAGGCAGACATCTTTGCTCTAGGTCTGACGGCACTGCTGGCCGCCGGCGCCCCACCGCTGCCCCAGAATGGAGATGAGTGGCACCGCCTGCGCCAAGCTCACCTGCCCGTCCTACCACAGAAGCTCTCCACGGCCTTCACCTGTCTCCTACGGGTAGGCACAATCAGTTCACTAAGCCCAGAATGAGTCCCTAAACCCAACTGCAATTGCTGTTAGGGGAtacctgaagtgtgtgtttctatgaatatgtggcatggcatggcatgcctCTATGTGATGACAGTTTAAGTACTGTCTCTGGTATTTATTTAATACGGTTTTATGTTTCTGATTATTATTGCACTAGGGCCTGCTGGACCCTGATCCTGTGTTGCGTCCGTCTGCATATGTGCTCTGCAAGCACCCTTtgctgaggagggagagggctgGCAAGATAGCTGCAGAGCTGCGCAAGGAGCTGAACGTGGAGAAGTTCAGGACTGCCATGCTAGAAAGGTCAGTCGGGGTTCAAAGATCAAGAGGTCAAGCATTAGGTTTTAGGGTGTTGTTTGTTCAGGTTTGAAGGTCAGTACACTTACAAATGAAGAACAAGTGCATTGGTGCCCCAGACTGGAAATTTGATAGAAGTAGTCTTCACATGTGATATTGCAATACCTGAACTGTGCGAGAGTTCAATGTGTTTAATACTCAGATGTCCAGAAGGGGGAAGTATTGCTATTCGTAATCAGGCTTTCAGTCAGGTAGTTGATCTGAGCGGAGGACAACTGGTCTGTAACTGCGTGGACAGAGCTGCACGTGCACACTGCAGTTAGAGACAAAGACTAGATCATTGGTGAATGTCATACATTCTGTTGGTTGATTTAATActtttggttggttggtttaaTACTTTTTATCATTAAAAGTGAGTGCAGAAATCTGCTAGCAGTTGTTTCACAAGTGCACAGAAATGGCACTTGAGGGTGAGCTGGAGGATATAGACTGAAGGACATACATGTAGGCATGTGCAAGCTGGTACAGTACATTTGAGAACAGACAAAGTTTTGCATTGGAGCAGAACAAATATGTATGCAACAAGGGCCTAACTGCGAGACAAAAGGTATGATTTGATGGAAAACATGGCAAAATAGGCTGTGAAATTAACACGTTTTACAATACTGCAGTATTTATGTAGACTGCATGCCCGCCACTAAAGAATATGGACAGTGCTTTTGTCTAATCATATGTACGTTCATGATCTAGTGTGAAATATTCTGTTCTATGTTTTGTCCCTCCACAGGGAGCTGAAGGAGGCCAGGATGGCTGCATTGTCTCCCCAGCAGAGTGCTACGTCCGTGGGCCACCGTGACAAGACAGGCCCTCTACCCAAAACAGGTCGGCGGCTCGTGGGTCGGAATGCTTCAAGGTCCGTGAGCTTCGGTGGCGTGAGGCGCTGAGTCCTCTTTTTACGGCATTGTTGGACTTGTAGTTTTTAATTACAAAGCTCTTATTTGTATGCATATCTGAAAATACAGCTGCCATACATGGTATAGTGGAACTTGACAGAGTGTGTATTAGCATTCACCAGAGTGCACAATGAGTTGGAAATATGGACACCTAGTATGTTACTGGTATGCTGTGATGAGTTGGTGTGTTTTAATCACTGAGTGGGTTTGAGTTTTCCCTGTTTATGTGTGCTAGTTGTTTTTATATGGTGTGCATTTGCCTTTCACGGGGAACCTTGGCATTAGCAATTGTCCATTAAGAAATCTTGCAGACCTGAGTGTGGCCTGTAACTTTTgactgatgtgtttttttttaaccatgtaAATAAACTGTAAAT
This sequence is a window from Sardina pilchardus chromosome 10, fSarPil1.1, whole genome shotgun sequence. Protein-coding genes within it:
- the wee2 gene encoding wee1-like protein kinase 2 isoform X1 produces the protein MVLGYDFFKDGNNFGFVRCTTNVCKHGRPSGAGMARSGDRLLQPLCFSSCGEEDSSDSSSEDWAPVRRSPGFRRSPSYSRSPNYSRSPSYSRSPSFRSPVQSPSSACRTPRVQRHRQRSVPVSPSCSSSPIPYAAWNKLRLCESPYTPKSLLSKAAQPSSCSRPPNSQRALRFSSSSSREPLSRLPSVNVNPFTPDTVRRTSEHYKRKSRRSDDDDGDDCHRSRDGQSSSDEEYCMPLKRPAVQALMLSRYESEFLELGRLGVGEFGAVYKCVKRLDGCLYAIKRSRHPLAGSANEQLALKEVYAHAVLGHHPHVVRYYSAWAEEDHMIIQNEYCDGGSLLDVITEKEQQGEYFNEPELKDLLLQVSMGLKYIHSSGLVHLDIKPSNIFVCLRPGSSAGGEGDSEEEEDVYPSSGVVYKIGDLGHVTSTSNTQVEEGDSRFLAKEILNEDYGELPKADIFALGLTALLAAGAPPLPQNGDEWHRLRQAHLPVLPQKLSTAFTCLLRGLLDPDPVLRPSAYVLCKHPLLRRERAGKIAAELRKELNVEKFRTAMLERELKEARMAALSPQQSATSVGHRDKTGPLPKTGRRLVGRNASRSVSFGGVRR
- the wee2 gene encoding wee1-like protein kinase 2 isoform X2; translation: MARSGDRLLQPLCFSSCGEEDSSDSSSEDWAPVRRSPGFRRSPSYSRSPNYSRSPSYSRSPSFRSPVQSPSSACRTPRVQRHRQRSVPVSPSCSSSPIPYAAWNKLRLCESPYTPKSLLSKAAQPSSCSRPPNSQRALRFSSSSSREPLSRLPSVNVNPFTPDTVRRTSEHYKRKSRRSDDDDGDDCHRSRDGQSSSDEEYCMPLKRPAVQALMLSRYESEFLELGRLGVGEFGAVYKCVKRLDGCLYAIKRSRHPLAGSANEQLALKEVYAHAVLGHHPHVVRYYSAWAEEDHMIIQNEYCDGGSLLDVITEKEQQGEYFNEPELKDLLLQVSMGLKYIHSSGLVHLDIKPSNIFVCLRPGSSAGGEGDSEEEEDVYPSSGVVYKIGDLGHVTSTSNTQVEEGDSRFLAKEILNEDYGELPKADIFALGLTALLAAGAPPLPQNGDEWHRLRQAHLPVLPQKLSTAFTCLLRGLLDPDPVLRPSAYVLCKHPLLRRERAGKIAAELRKELNVEKFRTAMLERELKEARMAALSPQQSATSVGHRDKTGPLPKTGRRLVGRNASRSVSFGGVRR